The following coding sequences are from one Panicum hallii strain FIL2 chromosome 5, PHallii_v3.1, whole genome shotgun sequence window:
- the LOC112894280 gene encoding uncharacterized protein LOC112894280, with amino-acid sequence MVESNGLRGTAPAAAGLFRVPGLFVRLGSSKGAAAASNAVDAADSVWSPTSPLDFKGLRSSPPRVGLGLVDALTADGGCSVQLGCRSSFLDSIRPFLELALPKVVCGSKAASSAGVAATLDEVNDYADSEEYTCVISRGPNPRTTHILAGETLEVRGKGEAGGGGRGKAIFSIEPLSDQQTSTSSPAAAPASAASGRCRCCMKRLPEDRDIFMYLGKAFCSNECRKEYIEEEIEEAEELMNLDSALNL; translated from the exons ATGGTGGAATCCAATGGCCTGCGGGGCAccgcgcctgccgccgccgggCTCTTCAGGGTGCCGGGCCTCTTCGTGAGGCTGGGCAGCAGCAAGGGAgccgcggcggcgagcaatGCCGTGGACGCCGCCGACTCGGTGTGGAGCCCGACCTCCCCGCTGGACTTCAAGGGCCTCAGGTCCAGCCCGCCCAGGGTCGGCCTCGGCCTCGTCGACGCGCTCACCGCCGACGGGGGCTGCTCCGTCCAGCTGGGGTGCAGGAGCTCGTTCCTCGACTCCATCAGGCCGTTCCTCGAGCTGGCGCTGCCCAAGGTGGTCTGCGGGAGCAAAGCTGCCTCGTCGGCCGGCGTCGCCGCCACGCTGGATGAGGTGAACGACTACGCGGACTCCGAGGAGTACACTTGCGTCATCTCGCGCGGGCCGAACCCGCGGACGACGCACATCCTCGCCGGCGAGACGCTGGAGGTGCGCGGAAAGGGCGAAGCAGGCGGTGGTGGTCGCGGGAAGGCGATTTTCAGCATCGAGCCCTTGAGCGACCAGCAGACGTCGacgtcgtcgccggcggcggcaccggcTAGTGCCGCGtccggccgctgccgctgctgcaTGAAGAGGCTGCCGGAGGACAGGGACATCTTCATGTACCT GGGCAAGGCGTTCTGCAGCAACGAGTGCAGGAAAGAGTACATCGAGGAGGAGAtcgaggaggcggaggagctcATGAATCTGGACTCTGCTCTGAATCTTTGA
- the LOC112893315 gene encoding brassinosteroid LRR receptor kinase BRI1, with amino-acid sequence MESPGLVVVVALFVAAAVAASAADDAQLLEQFKAEVPSQAADLRGWSAADGACRFPGAACRAGRLTSLSLASVPLNADFRAVAATLLQLGSIETLSLRGANVSGALAAAPRCGARLQTLDLSGNAGLRGSVADVEALAAACTGLRALNLSGDSVGAVRSGGGGGSGFAGLDALDLSGNKISGDGDLRWMVGAVRRLVLSGNKISGLPEFTNCSGLEYLDLSGNLITGELAGGSLSDCRGLSTLDLSGNHLVGPFPPDIAGLTSLAALNLSNNNFSSELPADAFTGLQQLKVLSLSFNHFNGTIPDSLAALPELDVLDLSSNAFSGTIPLSLCQDPNSSLRMLYLQNNYLSGAIPESITNCTRLESLDLSLNNINGTLPASLGKLGELRDLILWQNLLEGEIPASLENMHKLEHLILDYNGLTGTIPPELAKCKELNWISLASNQLSGPIPSWLGQLSNLAILKLSNNSFSGPIPAELGDCQSLVWLDLNSNQLNGSIPAELAKQSGKMNVGLVIGRPYVYLRNDELSSECHGKGSLLEFSSIRPEDLSRMPSKKICNFTRVYIGSTEYTFNKNGSMIFLDLSFNQLDSKIPKELGSMYYLMIMNLGHNLLSGLIPPELASAKKLAVLDLSHNQLEGPIPNSFSSLSLSEINLSNNQLNGSIPELGSLATFPRMSYENNSGLCGIPLPKCDHNAGSSSYDDHQSHRRKQASLIGSVTMALLLSLFCIFGIAIIAIECKKRKQKNEDASTARDIYIDSQTHSGTMNSAWRLSGTNALSINLAAFDNPLQKLTLPDVVEATNGFHNDSLIGSGGFGDVYKAQLKDGNTVAIKKLIHVSGQGDREFTAEMETIGKIRHRNLVRLLGYCKVGEERLLVYEYMKYGSLEDVLHDRKKIGIKLSWAARRKIAIGAARGLAFLHHNCTPHIIHRDMKSSNVLIDENLEAKVSDFGMARMVNVVDTHLSVSTLAGTPGYVPPEYYQSFRCTTKGDVYSYGVVLLELLTGKPPTDSTDFGEDNNLVGWVKQHTKLNVTDVFDPELLEDDPALKIELLEHLKVACACLDDRPSRRPTMLKVMAMFKEIQAGSTVDSKTSSACTGSIDDAGFGGLEMVTLNEDKEEKD; translated from the coding sequence ATGGAATCTCCGGGGCTGGTCGTGGTGGTGGCGCTCTTCGTCGCCGCGGCGgtggccgcctccgccgccgacgaCGCCCAGCTGCTCGAGCAGTTCAAGGCGGAGGTGCCGAGCCAGGCCGCGGACCTCCGCGGGTGGAGCGCCGCCGACGGCGCCTGCAGGTTCCCCGGCGCGGCCTGCAGGGCCGGCAGGCTCACGTCGCTTTCGCTCGCCAGCGTGCCGCTCAATGCCGACTTCCGGGCCGTCGCGGCCACGCTGCTGCAGCTGGGCAGCATCGAGACGCTCAGCCTCCGCGGCGCCAACGTCAGCGGCGCGCTGGCCGCCGCCCCGAGGTGCGGGGCCAGGCTGCAGACGCTCGACCTGTCCGGGAATGCCGGCCTGCGGGGCTCCGTCGCTGACGTCGAGGCGCTGGCCGCCGCCTGCACCGGCCTCAGGGCGCTGAACCTCTCCGGCGATTCGGTTGGCGCGGTGAGGtcaggcggcggtggcggctccGGATTTGCCGGGCTCGACGCTCTCGACCTTTCCGGCAACAAGatctccggcgacggcgacctgCGGTGGATGGTCGGCGCAGTCCGGCGTCTTGTCCTCTCCGGGAACAAGATCTCTGGGCTCCCGGAGTTCACCAACTGCTCTGGGCTCGAGTACCTCGACCTCTCCGGCAACCTCATAACCGGCGAGCTGGCCGGCGGGTCCCTCTCCGACTGCCGCGGCCTGAGCACGCTAGACCTGTCCGGCAACCACCTCGTCGGCCCGTTCCCGCCGGACATCGCCGGCCTCACCTCGCTCGCCGCTCTCAACCTGTCAAACAACAACTTCTCCAGCGAGCTCCCCGCCGACGCTTTCACCGGGCTGCAGCAGCTCAAGgtgctctccctctccttcaACCACTTCAACGGCACCATCCCGGACTCATTGGCCGCGCTGCCGGAGCTCGACGTGCTCGACCTCAGCTCCAACGCCTTCTCCGGCACCATCCCTTTGTCCCTCTGCCAAGACCCCAACTCCAGCCTCCGCATGCTGTACCTCCAGAACAACTACCTCTCGGGCGCGATCCCGGAGTCAATTACCAACTGCACCAGGCTCGAATCTCTCGACCTCAGCCTCAACAACATCAACGGCACCCTCCCTGCATCCCTCggaaagctcggggagctccGGGACCTCATCCTGTGGCAGAACTTATTGGAGGGCGAGATACCGGCGTCCCTGGAAAATATGCACAAGCTCGAGCATCTCATCCTCGACTACAACGGGCTCACCGGTACCATCCCGCCGGAACTGGCGAAGTGCAAGGAGCTCAACTGGATATCCTTGGCGAGCAACCAGCTGTCCGGCCCGATCCCTTCTTGGCTTGGGCAGCTCAGTAACTTGGCCATCTTGAAGCTGAGCAACAATTCCTTCTCGGGACCAATACCGGCTGAGCTTGGCGACTGCCAGAGCTTGGTGTGGCTGGACCTGAACAGCAACCAGCTCAATGGGTCGATACCTGCGGAGTTGGCAAAACAGTCTGGGAAGATGAACGTCGGCCTTGTCATTGGACGGCCTTATGTGTATCTTCGCAACGACGAGCTAAGCAGTGAGTGCCATGGTAAGGGGAGCTTGCTAGAGTTCAGCAGCATCCGACCTGAAGACCTCAGCCGGATGCCGAGCAAGAAAATTTGCAACTTCACTCGAGTGTACATCGGGAGCACAGAGTACACCTTCAACAAAAACGGATCCATGATATTTCTGGATTTGTCATTTAATCAGCTGGACTCAAAGATCCCGAAGGAGCTTGGGAGTATGTACTACCTCATGATCATGAATCTTGGGCACAACCTACTGTCTGGCCTCATCCCACCAGAACTAGCTAGTGCCAAGAAGCTTGCCGTGCTCGACCTGTCGCACAACCAGTTGGAAGGCCCTATACCCAACTCTTTCTCATCACTGTCCTTGTCAGAGATCAACCTTTCAAATAATCAGCTGAATGGGTCAATTCCAGAGCTTGGCTCCCTTGCCACATTCCCAAGGATGTCATATGAGAATAACTCTGGTCTCTGTGGCATCCCACTGCCAAAATGTGACCACAATGCTGGCTCAAGTTCTTACGATGACCACCAATCGCATCGGAGGAAGCAGGCATCACTCATAGGTAGTGTTACTATGGCACTCCTGCTGTCGTTGTTCTGTATATTTGGAATTGCCATCATAGCTATCGAGTGCAAGAAGCGGAAGCAGAAGAATGAAGATGCAAGTACTGCTCGTGATATTTACATTGATAGCCAGACACATTCTGGGACTATGAATTCCGCTTGGAGACTCTCTGGTACAAATGCCCTCAGCATCAACCTTGCTGCATTTGATAATCCACTGCAGAAACTCACCTTGCCTGATGTTGTTGAGGCCACAAATGGCTTCCACAATGATAGCCTAATAGGCTCTGGTGGTTTTGGGGATGTCTACAAGGCCCAGCTCAAGGATGGAAATACCGTTGCAATCAAGAAGCTTATACATGTGAGCGGCCAGGGTGATCGGGAGTTTACTGCAGAAATGGAGACCATTGGCAAGATCAGACACCGCAACCTTGTTCGGCTCCTTGGCTACTGCAAGGTTGGTGAGGAGCGGCTGTTGGTGTATGAATACATGAAGTATGGCAGCTTGGAGGATGTGTTGCATGACCGCAAAAAGATCGGAATTAAGCTGAGTTGGGCAGCAAGGCGAAAGATTGCCATAGGTGCTGCAAGGGGATTGGCATTCCTCCATCACAACTGCACCCCACACATTATCCACCGAGACATGAAGTCAAGCAACGTGCTTATTGATGAGAACTTGGAGGCAAAGGTATCAGATTTTGGTATGGCAAGGATGGTGAATGTGGTGGACACACACCTGAGTGTGTCCACCCTTGCCGGTACTCCGGGTTATGTACCACCGGAGTACTATCAGAGCTTCAGATGCACCACCAAAGGCGATGTGTACAGCTATGGTGTTGTGTTGCTCGAGCTGCTCACAGGGAAACCGCCTACGGACTCAACAGATTTTGGCGAGGACAACAATCTTGTAGGATGGGTCAAGCAGCACACAAAGTTGAATGTCACCGATGTATTTGATCCTGAGCTGCTGGAGGATGATCCAGCCCTGAAGATTGAGCTGCTGGAGCACCTAAAGGTTGCTTGTGCATGCTTGGATGACAGGCCATCAAGGCGGCCAACAATGCTGAAGGTCATGGCAATGTTCAAGGAGATCCAGGCGGGATCGACGGTCGACTCGAAGACCTCATCAGCTTGCACAGGCTCGATCGATGATGCAGGTTTCGGCGGCCTGGAGATGGTGACCCTGAATGAAGACAAGGAGGAGAAGGATTAG
- the LOC112894745 gene encoding uncharacterized protein LOC112894745 isoform X2, producing the protein MAPASASPPEQKPFAFTSPVSSETHDDALDFDYGSWIERSKITNQYSNLWPDDAEAHAISRHHREMMLRAVDSLPEEAYELSLRDLSELSLSSRATTTDEPASSGSFRLSTARSPSSTKPWRKRTPSMEGASFIIKLFMPSPSRAAAGGGGRRRKSFSNSIVPALRENNASVNDSSMENAASGTVIDLSSTRSHSMLRKNHQDTTNRKSMGCYPFFNSSKYRVKREAGGRLCI; encoded by the exons ATGGCTCCTGCTTCTGCTTCTCCTCCGGAGCAGAAGCCCTTCGCCTTCACAAGTCCAGTCTCTTCAGAAACCCATGACGACGCACTCGACTTCGACTACGGATCTTGGATCGAGCGATCCAAGATCACCAACCAGTACTCCAACCTGTGGCCCGACGACGCAGAGGCACACGCGATCAGCAGGCACCACCGGGAGATGATGCTACGAGCGGTGGACAGCCTGCCTGAAGAAGCCTATGAACTGTCTCTGCGAGACCTCAGCGAGCTGTCTCTGTCTAGTAGGGCCACAACCACGGACGAGCCAGCATCGAGCGGTTCGTTCAGATTGAGCACCGCGAGGAGTCCTTCCAGCACCAAGCCCTGGAGGAAGAGGACCCCCTCTATGGAGGGGGCAAGCTTCATCATCAAGCTGTTCATGCCTTCGCCATCAagagctgctgctggtggtggtgggaggaggaggaagagcttCTCCAATTCAATTGTGCCAGCCCTGCGAGAAAATAATGCGTCAGTCAACGATAGTTCCATGGAGAATGCAGCTTCTGGGACGGTAATTGACCTTAGCTCTACACGCAGCCATAGCATGCTAAGGAAGAACCACCAAGACACTACCAACAG GAAATCAATGGGCTGCTATCCATTCTTCAATTCCAGCAAGTACAGAGTGAAAAGGGAAGCCGGTGGCCGCTTGTGCATCTAG
- the LOC112891896 gene encoding probable E3 ubiquitin-protein ligase RZFP34, with amino-acid sequence MFGIAFIYCDAWSSAVYGIPELYLCCVCNVIAFSGKKKTVKMGALDLHLESASAQHGQAKLNVEEYTKGSLESGGNYKKKKINGSDPDDFEKTEKGIMQYGCPHYRRRCRIRAPCCNEIFDCRHCHNEVKNSIKVDTMRRHELPRQEVQQVICSLCGTEQEVRQVCINCGVCMGKYFCGLCKLFDDDVSKQQYHCNGCGICRIGGRENFFHCSKCGCCYSIVLKNSHACVEGAMHHDCPICFEYLFESTNDVSVLPCGHTIHVKCLKEMEEHCQFACPLCSKSVCDMSKAWERLDMELATLSDSCDDKMVRILCNDCGAISEVQFHLIAHKCQNCKSYNTRQI; translated from the exons ATGTTCGGCATTGCTttcatctattgtgatgcctgGTCTTCGGCAGTATATGGCATTCCAGAACT GTATTTGTGTTGTGTTTGCAACGTGATAGCTTTCAGCGGTAAAAAAAAAACAGTCAAGATGGGCGCATTGGACCTACACCTTGAGTCTGCTTCTGCTCAACATGGACAAGCCAAGCTAAATGTGGAGGAATACACCAAGGGCTCTTTGGAGTCTGGTGGAAATTACAAAAAAAAGAAGATCAACGGTTCAGATCCTGATGATTTTGAGAAAACTGAAAAAGGAATAATGCAGTATGG GTGTCCACATTACAGAAGGAGATGCCGCATACGAGCTCCTTGCTGCAATGAGATTTTTGATTGCCGGCACTGCCACAATGAAGTTAAG AATTCCATTAAAGTCGATACAATGAGGAGGCATGAACTTCCACGCCAGGAAGTACAGCAG GTTATATGCTCATTATGTGGCACTGAACAAGAG GTACGACAAGTATGCATCAATTGTGGAGTATGCATGGGAAAGTACTTCTGTGGATTGTGCAAGCTCTTTGACGATGAT GTTTCTAAACAACAGTATCACTGCAATGGATGTGGAATATGTAG AATTGGAGGGAGGGAAAATTTCTTCCACTGCTCAAAATGTG GATGTTGTTATTCAATTGTGCTGAAGAACAGTCATGCATGTGTTGAAGGAGCAATGCATCATGACTGTCCAATCTGCTTTGAG TACTTGTTTGAGTCGACAAATGATGTTTCTGTCCTGCCTTGTGGTCATACCATTCATGTCAAGTGCTTGAAAGAAATGGAGGAACACTGCCA GTTTGCATGCCCACTTTGCTCCAAGTCAGTTTGTGACATGTCCAAGGCGTGGGAGAGACTCGACATGGAGCTGGCGACTCTGTCCGATTCTTGTGATGACAAGATG GTCCGCATATTATGCAACGACTGCGGGGCGATATCAGAGGTGCAGTTCCATTTGATCGCGCACAAGTGCCAGAATTGCAAGTCATACAACACCCGCCAGATCTGA
- the LOC112895797 gene encoding trihelix transcription factor ASIL1, translated as MGDDAAHELETLAAAMVDGAAAAAPPSPSPSPSSPSSSGASPSPSSPRTKRRRTDRYALGFEFAPRLAPYEVVAPRAGPKWTERSTFALLDAWGDRFVRPGAGRSGISADEWLEIARLASAAAERPPGYFSETHCRNRIDTLRKQFKKEKERARLSARRGVPSPFGPVKWVYYDKMESILCPSPPPPLLPPFQSPVVKRRRDTQPSPRLGWGMKAPECLLGGGAEAAPRVTRPVAESGEPEPQKISAVEGNRNGFMALTESIQKFAEVFARIESSKRRHMAEVEQMRRDLQRDLDAKWREILEKAQAEIASLNDEDEDEGDVEEDGDAGDDKILEDGGGEEQNNGAMDASP; from the coding sequence ATGGGCGACGACGCGGCCCACGAGCTCGAAACCCTAGCCGCGGCCATGGTCGacggcgcggccgccgccgcgcccccctcgCCGTCGCCCTCCCCATCCTCTCCTTCCTCATCAGGCGCCTCCCCGTCGCCCTCCTCCCCGCGCaccaagcgccgccgcaccGACCGGTACGCGCTCGGCTTCGAGTTCGCCCCGCGGCTCGCTCCCTACGAGGTCGTGGCCCCTCGCGCCGGGCCCAAGTGGACGGAGCGCTCCACCTTCGCGCTCCTCGACGCCTGGGGCGACCGCTTCGTCCGCCCGGGGGCGGGCCGCAGCGGCATTAGTGCCGATGAGTGGCTCGAGATTGCTCGCCTCGCGTCCGCTGCCGCCGAACGGCCCCCGGGGTACTTCTCCGAGACGCACTGCCGCAACCGCATCGACACGCTCAGGAAGCAGtttaagaaggagaaggagagggCGCGCCTCTCCGCGCGCCGCGGCGTTCCCTCCCCCTTCGGCCCCGTGAAATGGGTCTACTACGACAAGATGGAGTCAATCTTGTGCCcgtcgcccccgcccccgctaCTTCCCCCGTTCCAGTCTCCGGtcgtgaagcgccgccgcgacACGCAGCCATCCCCGCGTTTGGGATGGGGGATGAAGGCTCCGGAGTGTCTGCTGGGCGGCGGTGCAGAGGCAGCGCCCAGAGTTACGAGGCCGGTAGCGGAATCGGGTGAACCTGAACCGCAGAAAATTAGCGCCGTTGAAGGGAATCGGAACGGGTTCATGGCTCTCACGGAGTCGATTCAGAAGTTTGCAGAGGTTTTTGCAAGGATAGAGAGTAGTAAGAGGCGGCACATGGCCGAGGTGGAGCAAATGAGGAGGGATTTGCAAAGGGACCTCGATGCAAAGTGGAGAGAGATTTTGGAGAAGGCACAAGCGGAGATTGCTAGTCTCaatgatgaggatgaggatgagggtGATGTGGAGGAAGATGGGGATGCTGGTGATGATAAGATATTGGAGGATGGTGGTGGTGAAGAGCAAAACAATGGTGCCATGGATGCTTCTCCGTAG
- the LOC112894745 gene encoding uncharacterized protein LOC112894745 isoform X1, protein MAPASASPPEQKPFAFTSPVSSETHDDALDFDYGSWIERSKITNQYSNLWPDDAEAHAISRHHREMMLRAVDSLPEEAYELSLRDLSELSLSSRATTTDEPASSGSFRLSTARSPSSTKPWRKRTPSMEGASFIIKLFMPSPSRAAAGGGGRRRKSFSNSIVPALRENNASVNDSSMENAASGTVIDLSSTRSHSMLRKNHQDTTNSEQTCRKSMGCYPFFNSSKYRVKREAGGRLCI, encoded by the exons ATGGCTCCTGCTTCTGCTTCTCCTCCGGAGCAGAAGCCCTTCGCCTTCACAAGTCCAGTCTCTTCAGAAACCCATGACGACGCACTCGACTTCGACTACGGATCTTGGATCGAGCGATCCAAGATCACCAACCAGTACTCCAACCTGTGGCCCGACGACGCAGAGGCACACGCGATCAGCAGGCACCACCGGGAGATGATGCTACGAGCGGTGGACAGCCTGCCTGAAGAAGCCTATGAACTGTCTCTGCGAGACCTCAGCGAGCTGTCTCTGTCTAGTAGGGCCACAACCACGGACGAGCCAGCATCGAGCGGTTCGTTCAGATTGAGCACCGCGAGGAGTCCTTCCAGCACCAAGCCCTGGAGGAAGAGGACCCCCTCTATGGAGGGGGCAAGCTTCATCATCAAGCTGTTCATGCCTTCGCCATCAagagctgctgctggtggtggtgggaggaggaggaagagcttCTCCAATTCAATTGTGCCAGCCCTGCGAGAAAATAATGCGTCAGTCAACGATAGTTCCATGGAGAATGCAGCTTCTGGGACGGTAATTGACCTTAGCTCTACACGCAGCCATAGCATGCTAAGGAAGAACCACCAAGACACTACCAACAG TGAACAAACTTGCAGGAAATCAATGGGCTGCTATCCATTCTTCAATTCCAGCAAGTACAGAGTGAAAAGGGAAGCCGGTGGCCGCTTGTGCATCTAG
- the LOC112892405 gene encoding potassium channel KAT4-like, translated as MTARCIRRAAGTLPVARRTSRSASHAHAALPWNLGVGAPQETMWRMRAVAVRFATAERSPRSASAARPAVTARRSSHACYRRAPLHFLDLSSSSSSGLHGQRHPVAAAEATAGKFQLIKEAASSMARPEAEEESWTLPAANNGRRGVSGELLPAFSEPFPPSVGNIINPYDCRYRWWQGFLIVLVLYSAWASPFELALERAATTPLLVVDLVVDVFFAVDIAVSFSVAYYDRSANLFVDDRRKIATRYLTRPWFAMDVASTIPFHIIYRLVSGRSAGLFRYLNLLRLWRLRRVSKLFARLEKDIRFNYFYTRVAKLIGVTLFALHSSACIFLWMAFHHRDKERTWLGSQVRDFTDRSVWVGYTYAVYWSITTLATVGYGDLHAVNPGEMAFATCYMLFNLGLTSYIIGNMTNLVVHAAINTFKMRDMVRRVSTFGSVNRLPRELREQMMASAQLRFNTREVVQQQLLSDLPRALRSGIAQHLFRDTVERCYLFQGVSDGLVVQLVSEMTAEYFPPKADIVMQNETSTDCYIIVSGAVDLLATADDGREKLVMKVGPHGMAGELGVIFGIPQPFTVRSRRLTEVVRIGQSHLLQILRPNTADADTVHANFVQHLKSLKEHVAAEAQYFREILSDTGMDQLQNGAIFQRQPHNGGKIVRGQDARLGTGQHEETAPGNVLLRRQHKPRVVIHDHFPGDGTEKTRNRPGGKLICLPDSLQELMKIAEAKLGKAVRKVLTVDGAEVDDITVLRDGDHLVLCW; from the exons ATGACGGCACGGTGCATCCGCCGCGCCGCGGGGACCTTGCCCGTGGCGCGGCGCACGAGTCGGTCAGCTTCCCACGCCCATGCCGCCCTTCCCTGGAACCTGGGCGTGGGCGCCCCCCAGGAGACCATGTGGAGGATGCGCGCAGTCGCCGTCAGGTTCGCCACGGCGGAGCGCAGCCCACGCAGCGcgtcggcggcgcggccggcggtgaCGGCGCGGCGCTCCTCCCACGCCTGCTACCGCCGCGCCCCTTT GCACTTCCTCGACCTctcgtcgtcctcctcgtccGGCCTCCATGGACAGCGTCATCCAGTAGCAGCTGCAG AGGCCACAGCAGGGAAGTTTCAGCTGATAAAAGAAGCTGCCAGCAGCATGGCAAGACCGGAGGCGGAGGAAGAAAGCTGGACGCTGCCGGCCGCGAACAACGGCCGCCGCGgggtctccggcgagcttctccCGGCGTTCAGCGAGCCCTTCCCTCCTTCCGTCGGGAACATCATCAACCCTTACGACTGCCGCTACAG GTGGTGGCAGGGGTTCCTGATCGTGCTGGTGCTGTACTCGGCGTGGGCGTCGCCGTTCGAGCTGGCCCTCGAGCGGGCCGCCACCACGCCGCTCCTCGTCGTGGACCTGGTCGTCGACGTCTTCTTCGCCGTCGACATCGCCGTCTCCTTCTCCGTCGCATACTACGACAGGTCCGCCAACCTCTTCGTCGACGACCGCAGGAAGATCGCCACGAGGTACCTGACGCGGCCGTGGTTCGCCATGGACGTGGCCTCGACGATCCCGTTCCACATTATCTACCGGCTCGTCAGCGGCAGGAGCGCCGGGCTCTTCAGGTACCTCAACCTTCTCCGGCTCTGGCGACTGCGGCGCGTCAGTAAGCTCTTCGCAAG ATTGGAGAAGGACATCAGATTCAACTACTTCTACACCAGGGTCGCCAAGCTCATCGGCGTGACTCTGTTCGCGCTGCACTCGTCGGCGTGCATCTTCCTGTGGATGGCGTTCCACCACCGGGACAAGGAGCGCACGTGGCTGGGCAGCCAGGTGCGCGACTTCACGGACCGCAGCGTCTGGGTCGGCTACACCTACGCGGTGTACTGGTCCATCACCACGCTCGCCACCGTCGGGTACGGCGACCTGCACGCCGTGAACCCCGGCGAGATGGCGTTCGCCACCTGCTACATGCTCTTCAACCTCGGCCTCACCTCCTACATCATCGGCAACATGACCAACCTCGTCGTCCACGCCGCCATCAACACCTTCAAGATG AGGGACATGGTGCGGCGGGTGTCGACGTTCGGGAGCGTGAACCGGCTGCCGCGGGAGCTGAGGGAGCAGATGATGGCGAGCGCGCAGCTGAGGTTCAACACGAGGGAGGTGGTCCAGCAGCAGCTGCTGTCCGACCTGCCCAGGGCGCTCAGGTCCGGGATCGCGCAGCACCTGTTCAGGGACACGGTCGAGCGCTGCTACCTGTTCCAGGGCGTCTCCGACGGCCTCGTCGTGCAGCTG GTTTCAGAGATGACGGCAGAGTATTTCCCCCCGAAAGCGGACATTGTCATGCAGAATGAGACCTCCACGGACTGCTACATCATCGTGTCCGGCGCAGTG GACTTGTTGGCGACTGCTGATGATGGAAGAGAGAAG CTCGTGATGAAGGTAGGGCCGCACGGCATGGCAGGCGAATTGGGGGTGATCTTTGGCATCCCGCAGCCGTTCACCGTCCGGAGCAGGAGGCTCACGGAGGTCGTGCGCATCGGCCAGAGCCATCTTCTGCAGATACTCCGTCCCAACACTGCAGATGCGGACACTGTGCACGCCAATTTTGTTCAACACCTCAAGTCTCTGAAGGAGCACGTTGCCGCAGAAGCACAGTATTTCAGGGAGATCCTTTCGGACACAGGCATG GATCAGCTTCAGAACGGCGCCATTTTTCAGAGGCAGCCGCACAACGGCGGCAAGATCGTTCGGGGCCAGGATGCCAGGCTCGGCACGGGGCAACACGAAGAGACAGCTCCCGGCAACGTGTTGCTGCGTCGACAACACAAACCACGAGTGGTCATCCATGATCACTTCCCCGGGGATGGCACTGAGAAGACTCGGAACCGTCCAGGGGGGAAGCTCATCTGCCTCCCGGATTCGCTGCAAGAGCTGATGAAAATTGCCGAGGCGAAGTTAGGGAAGGCGGTGAGGAAGGtgctcaccgtcgacggcgCCGAGGTGGATGACATCACCGTGCTAAGAGACGGGGATCACCTGGTGCTGTGTTGGTAG